A window of the Natronomonas salina genome harbors these coding sequences:
- a CDS encoding ABC transporter substrate-binding protein, whose product MSPGPSLRRRALLAGAAGTLTATSGCVGELRNLLGRESTSQLELSIATTPASYDPYAVRVANRLSDHLEQAGIATFVDLLSPDVLLRNVLINQDFDIYISRYPSEGSPDELRTLLHSSYGEESGWQNPFGYSNLRVDELLAEQRSQAGETRRETIYEIQREVVREQPFTTLAFPDRIASYRTDRFERWPAGGPERLTDYLRLERVGDADTLEMLLGDGRITKNRNPIAPEHRTRGHVTDLLYEPLVRTVSDGSDPVPWLARAIEWDEGGGSLTAAVELRETPWHDGEALTAEDVAFTYDFLNDTSLGEFDSPVPTPWRRGRVSLVEAAEATADDVVRLDFGAASKEVAGRAFEVPILPKHVWQDLTSSADLAGIDIGGQTTEAVVFTNEEPVGSGPLQFESAAADQEIVLTTFEDHFLNSAGGDGLEEIPESYAQGLPFQEVRFQVMPSPDAAVQVLESDDADATADSLGASVVPRIGRDETISLSISRSSQFYHVGYDCRNAPLSDPRFRRVVARLLDREWLVSESFAGYATPTETPLKDPWTPEELRWDDPEHAPELAFFGEDGELDAEAAREAFREAGYTYQDDRIVRRGGS is encoded by the coding sequence ATGTCCCCCGGACCCTCCCTCCGGCGCCGAGCGCTGCTCGCGGGAGCCGCCGGGACGCTCACGGCCACGAGCGGCTGCGTCGGCGAACTCAGGAACCTCCTGGGTCGGGAGTCGACCAGCCAGCTGGAGCTGTCCATCGCGACGACGCCGGCGTCGTACGACCCCTACGCGGTCCGGGTGGCCAATCGGCTGTCCGACCACCTCGAACAGGCCGGCATCGCCACGTTCGTCGACCTGCTGAGCCCCGACGTCCTCCTCCGGAACGTCCTGATCAACCAGGACTTCGACATCTACATCTCCCGCTACCCCAGCGAGGGTAGCCCCGACGAACTCCGGACGCTCCTGCACTCGAGTTACGGCGAGGAGAGCGGCTGGCAGAACCCGTTCGGCTACAGCAACCTCCGCGTCGACGAGCTCCTGGCCGAGCAGCGGTCCCAGGCCGGCGAGACCCGCCGGGAGACGATCTACGAGATCCAGCGGGAGGTCGTCCGCGAGCAGCCGTTCACGACGCTCGCGTTTCCGGACCGCATCGCCAGCTACCGGACCGACCGGTTCGAACGCTGGCCGGCCGGCGGGCCCGAGCGGCTCACCGACTACCTGCGGCTGGAGCGCGTCGGCGACGCCGACACCCTCGAGATGCTGCTCGGGGACGGCCGCATCACGAAGAACCGGAACCCGATCGCCCCCGAGCACCGCACGCGGGGGCACGTGACCGACCTGCTGTACGAACCGCTCGTGCGGACGGTGAGCGACGGCAGCGACCCCGTCCCGTGGCTCGCCCGCGCGATCGAGTGGGACGAGGGCGGCGGGTCCCTGACGGCGGCAGTCGAACTGCGGGAGACGCCGTGGCACGACGGCGAAGCGCTCACGGCCGAGGACGTCGCCTTCACGTACGACTTCCTGAACGACACGTCGCTCGGCGAGTTCGACTCGCCCGTGCCGACGCCGTGGCGCCGCGGCCGCGTCTCGCTGGTGGAGGCCGCCGAGGCGACGGCGGACGACGTCGTCCGACTCGACTTCGGCGCGGCCTCGAAGGAGGTGGCCGGTCGGGCGTTTGAGGTGCCGATCCTCCCGAAGCACGTCTGGCAGGACCTGACCAGCAGCGCCGACCTCGCCGGCATCGACATCGGCGGGCAGACGACGGAGGCGGTCGTGTTCACGAACGAGGAGCCGGTCGGCAGCGGACCGCTGCAGTTCGAGTCCGCGGCGGCCGACCAGGAGATCGTCCTCACCACCTTCGAGGACCACTTCCTCAACTCGGCCGGCGGGGACGGCCTGGAGGAGATCCCCGAGTCGTACGCCCAGGGACTGCCGTTCCAGGAGGTCCGCTTCCAGGTGATGCCGTCGCCGGACGCGGCCGTCCAGGTCCTGGAGTCCGACGACGCGGACGCGACCGCCGACAGCCTGGGCGCGTCGGTCGTCCCCCGGATCGGTCGCGACGAGACGATATCGCTGAGTATCAGCCGGTCGAGCCAGTTCTACCACGTCGGCTACGACTGCCGGAACGCGCCGCTGTCGGACCCCCGGTTCCGCCGCGTCGTGGCGCGGCTCCTCGACCGCGAGTGGCTGGTCTCGGAGTCCTTCGCGGGGTACGCCACGCCGACGGAGACGCCGCTGAAGGACCCGTGGACCCCCGAGGAACTCCGGTGGGACGACCCCGAGCACGCCCCGGAGCTGGCCTTCTTCGGCGAGGACGGCGAACTCGACGCCGAAGCGGCGCGGGAGGCCTTCCGTGAGGCGGGCTACACCTACCAGGACGACCGGATCGTCAGGCGAGGTGGGTCCTGA
- the purL gene encoding phosphoribosylformylglycinamidine synthase subunit PurL produces MSLSPSDRELVEDELGRDPTPAEAALFENLWSEHCAYRSSRPLLSAFDSEGPQVVVGPGDDAAVVALPDPETGENSDVYITMGVESHNHPSFVDPFDGAATGVGGIVRDTMSMGAYPIALADSLYFGDFDREHSKYLFEGVVEGISHYGNCIGVPTVTGSVAFHEDYEGNPLVNVACVGLTDAERLVTAEAKTPGNKLVLVGNATGRDGLGGASFASEDLSEDAETEDRPAVQVGDPYAEKRLIEANEELVDADLIRAARDLGAAGLGGASSELVAKGGLGADIDLERVHQREPNMNALEILLAESQERMCYEVRPEDVDAVEAIAEKYDLGCSVIGEVTEGNYVCTFDGETVVDVDADYLAEGAPMNDLAHEEPAQPDRDLPDVDLREAFEAVVASPNTASKSWVYRQYDHEVGTRTAMKPGDDAAVMAIREASVPGSGTDTSSGDSRETGVGLGFSSGADPNWTDAAPYDGARAVALENATNLAAKGLTPLAAVDCLNGGNPEKPGVYGGFRGIVDGLADMCSELDVPVVGGNVSLYNDSPSGPIPPTPTLAMTGTKPGYDAPTAALDGEGDLLVVGGADDRALGGSEFLAQFGGADRFPAVPDDAGELVAAVADVAGLESTLSTHDVSHGGLAVALAEMVGENGADVKLAGAGTAAERLFSEAAGRVVVETTDPDAVRDRFEGVAPVERIGEADESGRLELAVDGVELDYAADELAALRDVIASELE; encoded by the coding sequence ATGAGCCTCTCGCCGTCCGACCGGGAACTCGTCGAGGACGAACTCGGGCGGGACCCCACCCCCGCCGAAGCAGCGCTGTTCGAGAACCTCTGGAGCGAGCACTGCGCGTACCGCTCCTCGCGGCCGCTGCTGTCGGCCTTCGACAGCGAGGGCCCGCAGGTGGTCGTCGGCCCCGGCGACGACGCCGCCGTCGTCGCCCTCCCCGACCCCGAGACCGGCGAGAACTCGGACGTCTATATCACGATGGGCGTCGAGAGCCACAACCACCCCTCCTTCGTCGACCCCTTCGACGGCGCCGCGACGGGCGTCGGCGGCATCGTCCGCGACACCATGAGCATGGGCGCCTACCCCATCGCGCTCGCCGACAGCCTCTACTTCGGCGACTTCGACCGCGAGCACTCGAAGTACCTCTTCGAGGGCGTCGTCGAGGGCATCTCCCACTACGGCAACTGCATCGGCGTCCCGACGGTGACCGGCAGCGTCGCCTTCCACGAGGACTACGAGGGCAACCCGCTCGTGAACGTCGCCTGCGTCGGCCTGACCGACGCGGAGCGCCTCGTGACGGCGGAGGCGAAGACCCCCGGGAACAAGCTGGTCCTCGTCGGGAACGCGACGGGCCGGGACGGCCTCGGCGGCGCGTCCTTCGCCAGCGAGGACCTCTCGGAGGACGCCGAGACCGAGGACCGGCCGGCCGTCCAGGTCGGCGACCCCTACGCCGAGAAGCGCCTGATCGAGGCCAACGAGGAGCTCGTCGACGCCGACCTGATCCGGGCGGCCCGCGACCTCGGCGCGGCCGGCCTCGGCGGCGCCTCCTCCGAACTGGTCGCGAAGGGCGGCCTCGGCGCCGACATCGATCTCGAACGGGTCCACCAGCGCGAGCCGAACATGAACGCCCTGGAGATCCTGCTCGCGGAGTCCCAGGAGCGGATGTGCTACGAGGTCCGCCCGGAGGACGTCGACGCCGTCGAGGCGATCGCCGAGAAGTACGACCTCGGCTGCTCGGTCATCGGCGAGGTGACCGAGGGCAACTACGTCTGCACCTTCGACGGCGAGACGGTCGTCGACGTCGACGCCGACTACCTCGCGGAGGGCGCGCCGATGAACGACCTCGCACACGAGGAGCCCGCCCAGCCCGACCGCGACCTCCCCGACGTCGACCTCCGGGAGGCGTTCGAGGCGGTCGTCGCCTCGCCGAACACGGCCTCCAAGTCCTGGGTCTACCGCCAGTACGACCACGAGGTCGGCACCCGGACCGCGATGAAACCCGGCGACGACGCCGCGGTGATGGCGATCCGGGAAGCAAGCGTGCCGGGAAGCGGCACGGACACGTCGAGCGGCGACAGCCGCGAGACGGGCGTAGGACTTGGCTTCTCCTCGGGCGCCGACCCCAACTGGACCGACGCGGCGCCGTACGACGGCGCCCGGGCGGTCGCCCTCGAGAACGCCACCAACCTCGCGGCGAAGGGGCTGACGCCGCTGGCCGCGGTCGACTGCCTTAACGGCGGCAACCCCGAGAAGCCGGGCGTCTACGGCGGCTTCCGCGGCATCGTCGACGGCCTCGCCGACATGTGCAGCGAACTCGACGTCCCCGTCGTCGGCGGCAACGTCTCGCTGTACAACGACTCGCCGTCCGGCCCCATCCCGCCGACCCCGACGCTGGCGATGACGGGGACGAAACCGGGCTACGACGCGCCGACAGCCGCACTCGACGGCGAGGGCGACCTGCTCGTCGTTGGCGGGGCCGACGACCGCGCCCTCGGCGGGTCGGAGTTCCTCGCGCAGTTCGGCGGGGCCGACCGCTTCCCGGCGGTCCCCGACGACGCCGGGGAACTGGTCGCGGCCGTCGCCGACGTCGCAGGCCTCGAGAGCACGCTGTCCACCCACGACGTCAGCCACGGCGGCCTCGCGGTCGCGCTGGCCGAGATGGTCGGCGAGAACGGCGCCGACGTGAAACTCGCCGGCGCCGGGACCGCCGCCGAGCGGCTGTTCTCCGAGGCGGCCGGTCGCGTGGTGGTCGAGACGACCGACCCGGACGCGGTCCGCGACCGCTTCGAGGGCGTCGCTCCCGTCGAACGGATCGGCGAAGCCGACGAGAGCGGTCGGCTCGAACTCGCCGTCGACGGCGTGGAACTGGACTACGCGGCCGACGAGCTCGCGGCGCTCCGCGACGTCATCGCGTCCGAACTGGAATAG
- a CDS encoding phosphatase PAP2 family protein yields the protein MLAVVLGQLLVVVVALLAVASLSLVGRDRLIRTRYEYRERFASVAPYVGLLAIVLVANKVARDVGPDISWLIGISITGHLRQADGMILWPLYPGNTPQVVTWLQSMATPELTAYFSFTYIYGYVFLLVFPLIAYFALPQPEPLRRTIVAYGANYLLGVTCYIVFIAYGPRNFIVESAEALLYTQYSQYQFVTTAVNDQTNVFPSLHTSMAVTAALLAWTTRHEYPLWVPVSAVLAVSVVISTVYLGIHWATDAAFGIVLGWISVRLGQHMEDTPPRFDRLRAGLRTLREAIPVRTR from the coding sequence ATGCTCGCGGTCGTCCTGGGGCAACTGCTCGTCGTCGTGGTCGCGCTACTCGCGGTCGCGAGCCTCTCTCTGGTCGGCCGCGATCGGCTCATCCGGACGCGCTACGAGTACCGCGAGCGGTTCGCCTCGGTCGCGCCGTACGTCGGCCTGCTGGCGATCGTCCTCGTCGCGAACAAGGTCGCCCGCGACGTAGGCCCGGACATCTCGTGGCTCATCGGCATCAGCATCACGGGCCATCTGCGGCAGGCCGACGGGATGATCCTGTGGCCGCTGTACCCCGGGAACACCCCGCAGGTCGTCACGTGGCTGCAGTCGATGGCGACCCCGGAGCTGACCGCCTACTTCTCCTTTACCTACATCTACGGCTACGTCTTCCTCCTGGTCTTCCCCCTCATCGCGTACTTCGCGCTCCCGCAGCCGGAGCCGCTGCGCCGCACCATCGTCGCCTACGGCGCGAACTACCTCCTCGGCGTGACCTGTTATATCGTCTTCATCGCCTACGGCCCCCGGAACTTCATCGTCGAGTCGGCGGAGGCTCTCCTGTACACCCAGTACTCCCAGTACCAGTTCGTGACGACCGCCGTCAACGACCAGACCAACGTCTTCCCGTCGCTGCACACGTCGATGGCGGTCACCGCCGCCCTGCTCGCGTGGACGACCCGCCACGAGTACCCGCTGTGGGTACCCGTCTCGGCGGTCCTGGCGGTCAGCGTCGTCATCTCGACGGTCTACCTCGGCATCCACTGGGCGACCGACGCCGCCTTCGGCATCGTGCTGGGCTGGATCAGCGTCCGGCTCGGCCAGCACATGGAGGACACGCCGCCGCGGTTCGACCGTCTGCGGGCGGGTCTCCGCACGCTCCGCGAGGCTATTCCAGTTCGGACGCGATGA
- a CDS encoding PHP domain-containing protein: protein MLSVELHAHSELSYDGRDPVELLLEQAEAVGLDALAVTDHDEIEASLEAAAKAQDYGLVGIPGMEVSSAAGHVLALGVEELVPAGLGFDETLERIRELGGIAVVPHPFQKSRHGVAPHVTTEQLASADAIEVYNSRLFTGRSNRQAEAFAEEHGVPMTAGSDAHIAEMIGQATTEVDAYHPSAEAVLDAIREGRTTVVGKRTPWFISIQQFGGGVTRRVASMLPW from the coding sequence GTGCTGTCGGTCGAGCTCCACGCGCACTCGGAACTGTCGTACGACGGGCGCGACCCCGTCGAGTTGCTGCTCGAGCAGGCGGAAGCCGTGGGTCTCGACGCGCTCGCGGTCACGGACCACGACGAGATCGAGGCCTCCCTCGAGGCCGCCGCGAAGGCCCAGGACTACGGGCTGGTCGGCATCCCGGGGATGGAGGTCTCCAGCGCTGCGGGCCACGTCCTCGCGCTGGGCGTCGAGGAGCTCGTCCCCGCCGGGCTGGGCTTCGACGAGACCCTCGAGCGCATCCGCGAACTGGGCGGCATCGCCGTCGTCCCCCACCCCTTCCAGAAGTCCCGCCACGGCGTCGCGCCGCACGTCACCACCGAGCAGCTCGCGAGCGCCGACGCCATCGAGGTGTACAACTCCCGGCTGTTCACCGGCCGGTCGAACCGGCAGGCCGAGGCGTTCGCCGAGGAACACGGCGTCCCGATGACGGCGGGCAGCGACGCCCACATCGCGGAGATGATCGGGCAGGCGACCACCGAGGTCGACGCCTACCACCCCAGCGCCGAGGCCGTCCTCGACGCGATCAGGGAGGGCCGGACCACTGTCGTCGGCAAGCGGACGCCGTGGTTCATCAGCATCCAGCAGTTCGGCGGCGGCGTGACCCGCCGGGTCGCCTCGATGCTGCCGTGGTGA